A single region of the Malaclemys terrapin pileata isolate rMalTer1 chromosome 4, rMalTer1.hap1, whole genome shotgun sequence genome encodes:
- the LGALS3 gene encoding galectin-3 isoform X2 has translation MADGFSLSDALAGAGNTNPNAPPNQGWPAGPWGNQPAGPGAYPGAPGAYPGAPGAYPGAPGAYPGAPGAYPGAPGAYPGAPGAYPGAPGAYPGAPPAPGQPSGPGAPPTAPQVGPGFGSVPQPGGPTAPLRVPFDLPLQTGLVPRFLITIVGTVNPNPSRFSLDFKKGHDVAFHFNPRFNEDNRQVIVCNSLIQNNWGKEERTAPRFPFEAGKPFKIHVLCETDHFKVAVNDAHLLQFNYRLKNLNEITKLSIAGDISLTSVTPAMI, from the exons ATGGCAGACGGTTTTTCT TTATCTGATGCTTTAGCTGGAGCCGGTAACACAAACCCAAATGCTCCTCCAAACCAAGGCTGGCCTGCTGGTCCCTGGGGAAATCAACCTGCTGGTCCGGGGGCGTATCCTGGAGCGCCGGGAGCCTATCCTGGAGCGCCGGGGGCGTATCCTGGAGCGCCGGGGGCGTATCCTGGAGCGCCGGGAGCCTATCCTGGAGCGCCGGGGGCGTATCCTGGAGCGCCGGGAGCCTATCCTGGAGCGCCGGGAGCCTATCCTGGAGCACCACCTGCCCCTGGACAACCAAGTGGACCTGGAGCACCTCCTACTGCACCACAAGTTGGACCTGGATTTGGATCTGTCCCTCAGCCAGGGGGACCTACTGCTCCACTG AGAGTCCCCTTTGACCTGCCCTTGCAGACCGGCCTCGTGCCTCGCTTCTTGATAACCATCGTGGGGACAGTGAATCCAAACCCCAGCAG ATTTTCACTGGATTTCAAGAAAGGGCATGACGTCGCCTTCCACTTCAATCCCCGCTTCAACGAGGACAAcagacaagtcattgtctgtaatTCACTGATTCAGAATaactggggaaaggaggagagaacCGCTCCCAGGTTTCCATTTGAAGCTGGCAAACCTTTTAAG ATCCACGTTCTGTGCGAGACGGATCATTTCAAGGTAGCTGTCAATGATGCTCACTTGCTGCAGTTCAACTATCGGCTGAAGAACCTGAATGAAATCACCAAACTCAGCATTGCTGGGGACATCTCTCTCACCAGTGTAACACCTGCTATGATATGA
- the LGALS3 gene encoding galectin-3 isoform X1 has translation MRDPQRPLYGAAQPLLCDPSPHFSHGETEARRRKMADGFSLSDALAGAGNTNPNAPPNQGWPAGPWGNQPAGPGAYPGAPGAYPGAPGAYPGAPGAYPGAPGAYPGAPGAYPGAPGAYPGAPGAYPGAPPAPGQPSGPGAPPTAPQVGPGFGSVPQPGGPTAPLRVPFDLPLQTGLVPRFLITIVGTVNPNPSRFSLDFKKGHDVAFHFNPRFNEDNRQVIVCNSLIQNNWGKEERTAPRFPFEAGKPFKIHVLCETDHFKVAVNDAHLLQFNYRLKNLNEITKLSIAGDISLTSVTPAMI, from the exons ATGAGGGATCCCCAGAGGCCCCTGTATGGTGCTGCCCAGCCGCTGctctgtgacccctccccccatttctcacatggggaaactgaggcacggaggag GAAAATGGCAGACGGTTTTTCT TTATCTGATGCTTTAGCTGGAGCCGGTAACACAAACCCAAATGCTCCTCCAAACCAAGGCTGGCCTGCTGGTCCCTGGGGAAATCAACCTGCTGGTCCGGGGGCGTATCCTGGAGCGCCGGGAGCCTATCCTGGAGCGCCGGGGGCGTATCCTGGAGCGCCGGGGGCGTATCCTGGAGCGCCGGGAGCCTATCCTGGAGCGCCGGGGGCGTATCCTGGAGCGCCGGGAGCCTATCCTGGAGCGCCGGGAGCCTATCCTGGAGCACCACCTGCCCCTGGACAACCAAGTGGACCTGGAGCACCTCCTACTGCACCACAAGTTGGACCTGGATTTGGATCTGTCCCTCAGCCAGGGGGACCTACTGCTCCACTG AGAGTCCCCTTTGACCTGCCCTTGCAGACCGGCCTCGTGCCTCGCTTCTTGATAACCATCGTGGGGACAGTGAATCCAAACCCCAGCAG ATTTTCACTGGATTTCAAGAAAGGGCATGACGTCGCCTTCCACTTCAATCCCCGCTTCAACGAGGACAAcagacaagtcattgtctgtaatTCACTGATTCAGAATaactggggaaaggaggagagaacCGCTCCCAGGTTTCCATTTGAAGCTGGCAAACCTTTTAAG ATCCACGTTCTGTGCGAGACGGATCATTTCAAGGTAGCTGTCAATGATGCTCACTTGCTGCAGTTCAACTATCGGCTGAAGAACCTGAATGAAATCACCAAACTCAGCATTGCTGGGGACATCTCTCTCACCAGTGTAACACCTGCTATGATATGA
- the MAPK1IP1L gene encoding MAPK-interacting and spindle-stabilizing protein-like yields MSGADDFSLADALPDHSPAKTSKVSNTKSGQQTGQPTQGWPTSNPWNTPSAPPTGPSGLPPNTTASSVPFGPPPTGMYPSMPPGPPAPFPPPPTGPSCPPPGGPYPPPSVPGPVPPGQYPPPNMPFPELPRPYGGPTEPAAPPAPVGPWGSMPSGAWGATMGGQYPAPSMPYPPPGPYATPTQTPGAAPTVPWGTVPPGTWGPSPPGPFPPPTGSYPAPGLYPTPPNPFQVPSGPAGTPSMPGGHHPYR; encoded by the exons ATGTCTGGAGCTGATGACTTTTCG TTGGCAGATGCTTTACCGGATCATTCCCCTGCTAAAACCTCCAAAGTGAGCAATACAAAATCTGGTCAACAAACTGGTCAGCCAACACAAGGCTGGCCAACTTCCAATCCTTGGAACACCCCAAGTGCTCCACCTACGGGGCCATCTGGATTGCCACCAAATACAACAGCCTCCAGTGTGCCATTTGGACCTCCCCCAACAGGAATGTATCCTTCAATGCCACCTGGACCGCCTGCTCCATTTCCACCTCCTCCTACTGGACCCTCTTGCCCTCCTCCTGGTGGTCCATATCCACCCCCATCTGTGCCAGGTCCTGTCCCACCAGGGCAATATCCTCCACCAAATATGCCCTTTCCAGAGCTTCCAAGACCATACGGTGGTCCAACAGAGCCAGCTGCACCTCCTGCTCCTGTTGGGCCATGGGGATCCATGCCTTCTGGAGCATGGGGAGCAACAATGGGAGGGCAATATCCTGCACCTAGTATGCCATATCCACCCCCTGGGCCATATGCCACTCCTACCCAGACACCCGGGGCTGCACCTACAGTACCGTGGGGTACTGTCCCACCTGGAACATGGGGACCTTCACCACCGGGTCCATTTCCTCCACCCACGGGATCATATCCAGCTCCAGGACTATATCCTACACCCCCTAATCCTTTTCAAGTGCCATCTGGTCCTGCTGGTACTCCATCAATGCCTGGTGGTCACCAT CCTTACCGTTGA